The following DNA comes from Musa acuminata AAA Group cultivar baxijiao chromosome BXJ1-4, Cavendish_Baxijiao_AAA, whole genome shotgun sequence.
TTTAAGTGATGAAGCAGCTACTTCATTACTGGCATCTGAAACTGTTGCATCCTCCATGGATGCCAACTGAGCTATCAACCACTTGTGAGTTGAAGTACCAGAATCTGCTTGACGTTTACTGTCGTCTCATCCTCGACCATCACTTTCCTTTCAATCTCAAACTGAAAGGAGACTGTTAAGAGCCTAATTTTAAGAGATCGTCACTGTTTGAGACCAAATGGCAACACTCTTTGTTTGTACCTGAAATCCTGCTGTTCTTGCCAGAATTATACCGACAATTCAATGTTAAGACATAGTAATAAGAAGAGGTATATATATTTGACGAAACAATTATAGAAAAATATCAGCATTTACCAACATGAAGAGAATTGCAACCATGAGAGCTTGAAACTAATAGATGTAGAAATCTATGCAGCAAACGAGTGTATCACATCATGACTGTTCACCGAGCAAAACCAATGGATTGATCAGGAACTCACAGATGATCTGTGATCAAAATGTCTTCAGGAAAACCAACATCAAAAAATTGGTACCAGTTGTGTCTATATTAATGGAAAGCTGCTGCTTGATGTTTTTTGCTGTTGAAAGCATGGACAGTAACCCTGCTCAATCATCCACCGGGCATTTATCATGTAGAGAGGAGTTTAAGCCACAGGATGCTGACCATGGTAGGGTGGAAGGGGAGACAGGCTTCTTACTAGTGCAGCATCCACTGAGAAATATCATCTCGGAAAACACCTGCCAACCCTCTTCTTTGCTGGAATGATATACCATAAGGTGTGGAGCGGGATATGTGCCTCTGTTGGCAATTCCAGTCCATGGAATTTCTCGGCTGCAGCATCATGGACATGGATGGAAAGGAAGTCGACCTTGAGTTCAAGGGAGTGAATAGCACTCGTCCATCAAATTTTTTTGGGCCCTTGTTGTTGGCCTCCTTTGCCCCAAGAGGCTGGCTAGAACTTGCAGCATGCTTTGAAATGTTGTTCGTGCTGGTAAGTTCCTCCAGAACTGGTGGACATATTTCTGCTGAAGGTTTCATGCGATGGAGCCAACGGAGGATCCAGTTCCCCAGATTCCTACCTACTTCTTTGTCCCTTTGCTGTATGTTTTTGTGAACTTTGACTGCCACATCGAACACACTTCGTGTGCGCCTGAGAAAAGCAAAAGACAAACTTGGGAACTATGatacgtcataaaaatgattttcgATTAATAACTATTCAGAAGAGGCACAATAAAGATAGTTCCTATAGTCTACAAACAACAAAGGCGAGTGCCTGCTAGCATGCTCAATAGCATTCTTAGAGACTAAGGAAATTTGAACAACTGCATTTCAATGAAAATATGAATAACTCTTGCCACCATCAAATGGGGGAAAAAGGAGAACAGTATTCCATCTAGAAGATTTTGTCAAACTAGAACTTCAATATCATTCATTGGATGTTCTAGGTTTTAATTAAATGAGATTGCAGATGGACCAGAACTTCAGTATCAAAGGCATATTATTCAAATGACACAGGGCATTCCTAATATCCAATTCATACTCTTGTCCTGTTCTTAATATCTCACTTTACAAGTTTTCCTTTTATATTGCTAAATACACTAATACGTTTTTCGAAAGAATAAAAATACACCAATATCAGTCCTCTTTTACCCTACtatacaagaaaataattaagaTTAATTGTTGCAGTGAAAATCAAGAATCAACAAAAAGCTCAGATTAAAATCTtcctgaaaaaaatttaatttctggGAAGAAAGAAATATCCTGATTTTACAATTAGAACAAACAAACGATACATTATGCAAtttcttcaagaacatctagTTGGCTAATTTACCACTCAGTGAGCAAACTAGgcttttaagaaaaaatattattttatcaggAAAGGCAATATCTTGTAAATTTTGCAACTCAGAAATGACCATCAAACTGAATCCATGAAGTAAGACAAGACGGACATTGGAAATTATTTCTCACTAATGTGATAATTGTTTGGAGCCCTAGAAGAGGCAAGGCTTTTTCCTGAACTGTCATCACCTTCTCAAGTTCAGGCCCTTGTCAATTCCCTGTGATGGTTCCCTAACTATGGAATTTTTCATAATAGTAAATtgctgaaagaaatttatcataaGAAACATTTAACAGCAAAAGAATGTTGCAATTGATAAATTTTGTTAAGTGGAAAGACAATCTTAAAACAAAGAGATTTTATATGGTCAGTAAAGAAATGTAACGAAGATGAAAGGAATATTAACTGTGAAGGAAAAATAAGTGACTACAAAATATTCCCTTCAACCAATTAAGATCTTTACAAAATTCTTTTACAGTTTACTAAACTAAACCTTTCTCGATGCTAAATCTACCTAatgatattcataatttgattCAGATAGTGAATTCTACCTTATGGTGTCAACTTTTTCTCCAGCTAAGCAAAATCTTGAAACCTGCATTGTATAGTCTTGCATGTCTTCCTTGTACATTTGACCTTAGCGACCTACAATTGAACTACTAGTCGAATCCTGCGTCCAAATCCTATAGTCCCCAACTTCTAATATGGATACTAGGAAGTTGGTAACTTACATCCTTTAACCAAGGTGCATTCCTCTCCTTGGCCTCATGCCTAGCTTGTAAGAGAGCTTGGAGCCTCAATATGCACTGAACCTTTAACAACTCTGAAACCAAAAAATGACTAGAATGACCAAGAAAGAACAATCTTCTATGCAAATATCGGAGCAAGCCTATTAGCAGTTACCTCAACCATTAGAGATATATAATTTTGCAAGAAGCATATTTGACTCAATTGGCAAAGCAAAAGCATCAAATACAGTATGTCACCAATCCTCATTACTAGTGCCCCTGAACTACTGCACGACTCTTAAACTGATGAATTTACTGATAATTTTAGATGTACTTGTCACCAATATGAAAGGCCTAACAAAGTCCAATAATTATGTATCAAAGAATCTGAATGATTTCTTATCCTAATAGGCAGGATTCTGCTACCATCTTAAAGTTAAAGAGAAAGCATGAGTCATCAGCAAGGCCATTCAAAAGGACCATAAAGTACACTCCTTGATTTCCTTTTCAGAATGAGGGGTTGGCTATATCATATCCCATACTAACCACCAAACCTACCCTCAACCATTTGAACTCCCCAGCAATGCTAAAATGCAGAGTCCTAAGTTTGCAGAGAATGACATAGCATAAATCTACACCACTTATTCAACCTAACCATAATCCTTTTAATAGCTATTGTTGGATTCACACCGAACACCAACATTCAAATACACGATCAATTTATTGGAGTAAAACCTTAGACTTGTGTTCTCAATTGAAACCTACATGATCAGGAGAAACCTTATAATTGGCGAACTATACGTCTCAAAGAATTTGATAACCTCAGTTGGAGACCCATCAAGAAGTAATGTGCATCTGAACAGACGACGTCTACAGCAAtacttattgttaaggacatgtatCAACCACTACCACGGCTAAGACTAAGCACTTACATCATCTCTTACTCTTCCTTAAATtcacatccatccatccatcaaaaGTCAAGGTTTTTAAGCAAAAAGACGACATCATTTTACTACAACAATtgtaatctaaaaaaaatttcttgttCATATAATAAAAGAATCGATCAACAGCCATCCCTTACATGGTTGGTATTCCGAAATAGCCGCAGAAAGAGGGGGGGGAAACAGATTTTTGTTCATTTTAAATCTTCCGGAGGAAACTAAAGAACGATTACAACAAACGTAAAAGAAGAGAACCTGTAGAGGAATTGGCGGATCCTGGGATGGTTGGGGCAGACAAGGCGGCGTTGGATTCGGAGAGCGAGCCGGTAGGTTCGCTTGAGGCCCAAGAAGTAGGCGGTGATCACCGTCATCTCCCACAACACCATTTCCCCTTCCACTATTACTCCGCTCCGTtgctctcttcctcttttctcgTGACTTCCTTGTTCTCCTCTTCGCTTTAATCAACTGGGCGGCGGCGCGGCGGCGGCGACTGATGACTCGAACGGGATCTGTCGTCTAGTTCCAGACCTGCCCCGATGCCACCAACAAAGTTCTGTTTGATGGTTTAATATATCGTCCGTTATATCTATGTTGTATAGATCACCCGTTATAATGATCATAACAACATATACTTTCTATTTAGTTAAATATTGTATGTGCAGTTAAATGATCGAAGAATCGAGTCCTTCAGAAGACCTCAATGCACATAGTTATGCAGAACATAACAAAGAGGATGCATGACACAATAATCCAATTCTTTCTCGAGTGTCCGAATGCATTACCGGGGAGGTGTTTGATGAAGTAGATGGTGTGACTCCATGAAAATTAGAATATCAAAGAATTAATACTGGGACGTGATCTAAAGTCTTATAGAGATGGCCCAATTGAGGTATCGATCATATTGTTTGTTCTTGCTAGGCAGCAACATAATCTGTCTTTGATCCCACACCACTTGAAGCATTGGATGCTCCAGTAGAAACATACCTGTTCTTCATGAGGGCAGCTCAGCTGAGTTAGCATTAAGAGTAGAAATGGATATATCATGGAGTAGCAGTGATCCATAACACCGAATTGTTATACAGGAGCTATGGTGATTCACAAAGAAGATATAATCAATATAAAAGACAGATGTTGGAGATGTATTTTTCACGAGTCATAACCCAATATAGAAGTCCATTTTGTACCGTGGAGAAGCACAGTACAAAATAATGACCAATTGGTACTAGCAGGTTAGTGATGCTATACAGGACCCAGGAGGCCTCAAAACAGAAGAACATATATAAGACAAAGAGTGATCCAACACGTAAGTTTACATTCTATATAAATTCTCTTCAGCAAAAGCAACAGGATAGTAAACTGCCTAAAGATAATACAAAGTAGAACAGAGCCTCTTACACGTCTGTTTGACTCGCTATTGAGCAGCAACAGCTATGCAACTTACCAACTGCTTCCCAGTTTCCACCACCAACTACACCAAGGCATGCCTTCTCAATGCCTATTCGTCTCCGATGTGAGATGTCCCATCTGCTCTGTGAGGTGGTCCATGTTGGGAGCACTGTCCCAGTCATCCCCTGATTCTAGCCTCATTTCCTCAGTTTCATGTATGCCTGAGTCTACCTCTTCAGCATCTCCTAATAGTGGGCTGGCAGTAAGGAATTGCTCCCAGAAAGGATCATTTATGCTTGGAAGCTTCTCATCATCATTTAAGATATCCACATCGGTATCAAAAGAAAACTTTTCAGTATCAATTCCTGCCAGTTGATCCATGAACTCCGGGTTCATAGGAATGTTTCCTCCAGTAGGTCCTACGTAGCTATGTAATCCATTAGGCATTGCAGACTGCCCCTCAGAAAGTTTCAACGTACCATTAGCAGTATGTGATGGAGCAACAGACCCAGCCCCTGTATTCATACTAGGCATTTCAGTTGTTGCAACCATATCTGCTACAACGGAAGAAGATTGAACGTCAGATGGCACAGAAGAGGGCATTGTTGAATACCCAGAGTTCGTAGGCAAAGATGGAAAGCCCGTATTTGCAGGCACTTCAGATAGAGTAACTCCAGATATCCTCTTTAAAGAACTCCTGCCATCAAAAGCTTCCACAGGTGAAGAAAAATTCTCAAGCAAAAGGTTCTGGGAGTTGCCAAAAGATTCCAACCTAGGAGACGTATCAAACtttaaaatctgcatcagcattgcTTTTGCTGCTTCATTTATTAAGGGCTGGTATTTAATTATTTGACCATCGTGGACAGCACTTTCGCCATCCACTTTATTTTCTTGCCTAGGCAGTCTTCGTTTTTTGTTTACTCCAACTATGCGTCGATTGCTGTCATTTTGCTGTACCAACTGGGCTAAGAAGCCAGGGCTCTGCATGGCTTTTGCCAAGAATGACATCATCTGTTGCTGCCGCTGCTCCATACCTTGAAGGCGCTGACCTAAGGTGTTTAATTGCTGATCAGTggcctgctgctgctgcctcagcCTAACCAGTTCCTGCATGAGTACATTCTTGTCTCTCTTGAGCCTCTCAATCTCCTCTTCGATCCCAAATTTCCCCACCTCAATGCTACTCTGTGTTTGAGGCTGTTGTTGTTGATTGTGTGGATGGGTTGATTTTCTCCTACTGATGTTCTTCAACAAGTGTTTTTGACCTCTCAGGAACCCCTCATTGGCAAACTCCCATTGATCAGGATCAACCTTTCTAAAACCCTGCATAAGCAATAAAAGGAGTGAGAAAAAACAATTTTTAGTTCTTTAATGCATAAACACTCACAAGTAGACCCTGATCCAACATTCTCAACAACAACAAGCCATGAGGACTTAAAAACGATCTAACCAAACCATCCAGCAATGTGATACATACAGTCTTCACCACTCCAATGGAGGACCGATACATGGGGTAGACAAACTTGACCTATACAGGGCCAGCATACATGATACTGACTGTTACCAACTTGGTACCGCCGATACAAGTGGGGTACCAAGCTTACCACTCGATGGAACCAACGGTTTAAATCGCCCATGTGCTCGCCGCCCGAGCGCCTTAAGGATGGGCCAAGCGATGCGCTTTAGTGAGGTCCTACCTAGGCACTCACCTGAACCCAGGCGCCCAGGTGCTCGTCGCCCGAGCGCCTCAAGGATGGGCCAAGCGATGTGCTTCAGTGAGGTGCTACCTAGGCGCTCACCTAAACCCAGGCGCCAGGCGCCTCAAGTGGGCGCCCGGTTCAAATGGAGCAACCGAACTAGACTTTAAGTCCGGTTCGATTCAACAGTGGCtagttggttcgatcgaaccaattAGCCACTTTATTACCCGCAAAAGACGCCTCCCGCACCACCGCACGACCTCGAGCCATCAACCCTAGCGTAGCTTTTGCCTCCGCCACCAATGCTTTTTGTTGCTGCCTCCGCCGCGGACACAGCAGACTGAGGCTTCCTCTGTTGTCGACGGACAGGTCCGACAACCTTGCCTTCATCTGCAGCTTCCTTCCGTTGTCGCTGCTTCCATGTGCAACTCCTTCCACCGTTGAGGGAGAGAACCACAGCTTCCTCCACCACCGACGGACACCTTTGAAGCTTCTGCCGCCCACGAAGTCACCGTTCGTGGCTTCCTTCGTTGTCGCGGCTAGCATCAACCGTTGTCGCTGTTGCCATTTGCAGTTTCCTCCACCACCATCGCTGTCGTCCAAAAATTCCACTGTCGGTAACTTTTTCTCCCCCTCTTAATAGTTCTTTTCTCCATGTTCGAAAGTTCCACTATCAAagcacctcgcttcgctcgggcaagcgcctagcgccttgAGCATTTTGGGATCTTGGTGCCTTTTGgcacctaacgctttttaaataacTGGATAGAACCCTGTACAGGTCTGCACCAGGGGATAACCATACATAAGTAATGAGGCAACCCAACTAACCATTGGGTAACCCGTTGGAGGAGTTTTAGGAGGCTAGAAAAAGCACCCAAACAGTATTGAATGTTATGTGAGCTGTTTCATGCTGACTCCTGCAAAGTCCTACAAATGCATTATATCAATATAAATCACATCAGATCGAGAACCCCGAACCACTGTCCATCAACTCACGTCATTTATTTTGGTAGTAGGAACATCACAAGGACTTCAATCTGAAGTACTAGACCCGTATCGATACTGGATGTACCGATATGAGTCCGAGCAACTTAATTTGATTGCAAATAGCCATAAAAATGGGGTTTTTTTCTTGATTTCCAGTCCTTTTTTAGGCTAACCTTGAAATCCAGTATGCACCTATGTACATATACTGTCCCTCAACTCACGCCATGTACACTGATACAGACCAGTACAAGACTGGTACATGAGATTAAAACCCCTGGATCCAACCATTTTGaacataacaacatgcaaaaatctGAGCAAGTCCCAAAACCCACCTTATATACCATTTATTATACAAATGaaactcagaaaaaaaaaaagtgcataCATTTACAGCCTTAAGAAGACACCAAACTGTTTTAAGTCTGTTGAAACAAATGACACCACATAACAATATGTTTTGTAGACAAAGGGACCTTGTTATAAGCCTGTTGAAACAATATCCTACACCTCCTACATTGATCCTCTCATcctactcctcttctccttctcctcccccCACCCCACCTTCCCTTTTTTTCATTGATGAAAACATATATGCCAGCATACACTGCGTTAGTTCATCAGTATGTATCGGACTCATACCAATTCCAAACCAGGTCTAGTACTGACTACTGAGATTTAAAACCATGGTGTAcataatatgatacaaacatataTGTAATTGGCATGTCTTTATCAAGTCTAAAAGACTTTTTTTCCCAAAAAGGAGTGTTTGATTACTTCACCTTTTCTATTGGAACACTTTCTAAACCTATCGCAATTTGTTTGGATAAGATGtgggctatttgtgatacatacACAAGTTTCATGGAGATCCACATGGCCTTCTTTAAGAAATTCATGTCAAACTGGAATCCTACAAGGAAATTACATGGACAAGGGGCCATTACACCTTATTGGTCACCACTAATGTCCTCCACTACCATTTTATTATTGGTGAGAAAATAATATGTACTTCTTGAACATCCAAACATGACGAAGCTTTCAAGGACACATGGGACACCACCCCCTAGACACTTCTTTCACCAAACAAGACCCATCTATATAAGACAAGAACAGTTACACAGATTCACCAGCATTCTCCCTGTAAATTAGAGCTACTCCACTAGGAACATAGAAAACTCTGGCACCAATCTATCCATCCTACAAGACCAACATTGGTGCACGTGATTAGCAAATGAAAACCCTAGGCATCTCTTATTTCCAGCTTGAGAGTCAAGACAAACTTAACCAcaacaatttgctagagagtgacCCTAATAACATCTTCAAGTAAGGATGTCAATAGTTGCATCATTATGGAGTTCCAATGCTTTTGTAAAAAGAACCTTGATCAACGATGAAATCTCACTAATGTTCCTTGACCTTTACCTTGTTCAGGCTGGACCATATTAGAAAAGCTCATTCCTTTGATGACTTCCTCCAACAAATTCGTTCAAGATTTTGTCCAACTCCACAATATGATCGATTTTCTTGTGACTACAAAGTTAACTCTTAAAACAAACaccgtaaaaaatataagttcttAGTTGACAATCCACTGTTGACCTACGATGCGATCTCGACTTCCTGATGTTCAGCTGATTGAAGGTAGTCATCTCAACCAACCATATGACGGTTAAACTCTCCACCAGTAAAAGATTTGGGATCATCTAAAGTGACCCCATGGAGTCTCCTTAATGCTACCTAACCTCTCTAGTGTCACCATTATCCAATAGAATGGCAATTTCAATCCAATGCTTTGATGAACAATGAGAGTAAAAACAGAAAGACAATCACAAAGATTTCAAACCAATAGATGACCAAGAAATTCCCCTCCAACAATATTCACCCAACCAGATGATGATGATTAAAACATTCTTGCCCAACCCTTAAGGATATGAGATGGAACAATCCAAAGCCAACATGCTGAGACTTTGGTTGGATTCTAAAGAATACACCTAAGATCGGTATAAGATAGGTTGGTTATACCCTGTAACTATCATTGAACAAGATTCAGAGCAAAGAAAATTTATTGACCAAGTTTATACAGGTCATGGATAAGTGTTCAAAGTATTtagcaaggtttttaatttcgaataatactgctcgtatcgggcggtacgtaccgatccgccaGCAAATCGATACgtgatacgtaccggtccgcccaCTATACGCACGcatgcacacacacacgcacacacaccgaGTGATACGCTAAAGCgtaccgtaccatatcgagctgagattaaaacttcggtacggtacgaaattacaatCCTTGGTATTTAGTGTGATGGGCAAGTTGGATGATTGATGGTGTCCATTTAGAGAATTAATGGATGATTGGTAACAGCAGGTCACCAGTCATGTTCATTCCATAGTTAATTTACAAGGTCTGAAAAATTGACCATTGTTATAATATAAAATCTGAAACAAGAACCAAAAAGTTCCTTCCATCACAAAATCAAGATTGATGCTTTTCTACAAAGCATAATAATAGGAAAGTTCATCTTAACTTGGCCATGCATGTGCGAGCACCTCCAAGATGTAGTATTTCTCGCTAACCCTCGACAATTGGtcaattcttttattaaagataccaaTGATGTTTAGTTAACACAAGCAGGAGAATATTTTATGGCAAGAAAAACTATGTATCATATAGTTTCATTAAGAAGAGGAATAAAACCTATAAAGATTCTCAGAGGCAAAGCAAGAAGTATATCTTGTGTGTCAAATTTGAAAGAATTACAAATATCTACACCATTGAGAAGTTCCATATAGCATGTAGATCTGGCTAAATTGCTATCTGTATCACCTTGAAACCCTTCATTTGGCACCATTAAGAAGAAGACAAAAATTACTCAAGGAGTCTAATAGTCTATCACTGACAGATAACATTTTTATAGATAGAAATCAGTGATAAGATCAGAAACAACAGATTTGTGAAAAAGAACAAGATTACAGAAATATCTAAAAGGAACAGAAAAAGAATACAACACCCAATGGTATCTCTATAACAAGTAACTAATTAAGTTTACAACAATTTGAAACAATTATCATGTATATTCATCTGAAAGCTAAGCGAACCATGTAATCACTTTCACTACCTCACCAGCTAGGTTCCATATGCTTTTTGAGTTGATGCCAAGTGATGGTTGGAGCACTTAGATGATGATTAGGTGGCTGCTGAGACCCCCAGATCTTCTTATTCTCTTAAACAGCCATCTAATTGTTACTTTTTATAAGCAGTCATTAATGCTTAACCCAATTAACCTTGGCAAACATTATATGATTAAGAAACTTGTCATTTTAAGTAGGAAATTACTTCAAGTATTTCAAGTAAGATACATAATCATTTTGAGTAGTACAATAAGTCAAGTAATTTTCTTAGACTTAGTTAAGGCACTTTTTTCTTTAGGCATCCACCTGTGCATCTATGCCTTCTACCTAGGCCTTTTAATGGATCAACTTAAGCTTCCTCTTCAATTCAGTCATCAAGGCTTTCTCCATATCCATCCTGTGCTGCTCCCAATTCACCCAGAGAGTATCAAAACCACAGAGTTCTGAGGATAATCTCTTCATTGAACAAAATAAGGCCTTAATCCATAAATCCCATTTTAACCATCGATTGTTTACAATCCGTGCTACCCTAATCGACTCAGCCAAACTCGGGCGCATCAAATCCAACaaccaagaaaagaaaatttctaaCGAATTGAAGGAGACAACCAGAAGATttcaagaagagagaaagaggcgTACATAGGTATTGAGCTGGCGCACGAAGCTGGAGAAGTTATTGTGCTTGAAGTACTTGGGGAGGAGGTCTCGCGCGAACTCGGTCGTGTTCCAAACCACGAAGCTGTTGTTGGCGGAGCCCCACGAAACGATGGCGTCCGTCGCGGGATCGTCCACCATCTCGTACGTCTTGCTCAGGAACGGGGGCGGAGCGCCGCCATTCAGGCTCGCGTTCGCGGTCGTCGCCGCAGCCGTCTGGGTCCCGCCCCCGTCTCCTCCGACGCCGTCCATCGCTCGGGCCGCCGGGAACCGGTGGGGTATCAGAGGGAGCGCATTCGATAGAAAAAGAATTGGGGCGGGGAACAGGTTTCGTAAGAAGGTATCGATGTCAGGGAAGCGAagacggaggaggaagaggaagtatTCTCGGGCGATAAAGGAACCCTAACGAGGAGATGCCGGAGAAGACGGGGATGAAGCCGGAGAGCGGCGCTcacgaaaataaataaataaatcgatTAATAAATTGATGGTTGGGATAAGAACCCATTTCTTCTTTCGGATCCTCTCAAATGATACATAAAATACGTGGAGCATCAACTCGCATCGAAACGGTTCACTAGTGATCGATGGTTCTCAGAAAGCGATTTAGAATGTGGCTGGTCCGAGACGAACCTATCTTTGAAAGGATTTTTGGACAGGATCCTGACTGTTTAGCACACACTCGGAGTCACTTAGATCGAAGGGCAGAAATATCTCGGACACATATTTTCCACCATTTCTGTCTACTCGCCTCATATACCTGCATCGCTATGGACAAAAAGGTGGCCTCCACGGGTGGACCGATCATAAGGTAAATATCTGGGTAATATTCACAAGTAGTAAAAACGGTATTATCCTAAGTCGAAGACATTTATCggaacaaaaaaattaaaatcaaaattaaaaaaagtagGATACATCATCACTTGCCTTTGTGTAAATGGCTATTGAAATAACATATAAACAAGTAATTTATAAATAATGATTCTTCCCATGAAAGTCTCATCACAGTGAAGTTTTAAGCATTTTTTAACTTTATATTTCATAATTATAGTAATTGGCATTACTAATATTGCATCCTTTAGCAATATATTctgagaattttttattttttcaaaaatatactatttttattaaaattaacaatatagaaaataaaatgataataaatAGTAATGTAGGTATTAGAAAAATGTAAGATGATAcaatattagaattttttttagtTCCTAGAGGGAAAAATATAATATGTCACCTTGAGGCCTTTCATTAAAGAAATCTGATATTTTgacttttctaaaaaaaatataaaactctTTTAGAGATAATAAATACTAAAAGCACTACCAACagtcatatcaaaataataaatagCTGATAGAAGATATAAAGGCTtgaatattgtgataatattgtaaAATTTTTACTATAGTCAATTTTCTTAAAAAGtctcatatatttattttttttattaatacttttttatttattCCAACGGAATATTTCTTCTTAATTAAAAGATAAAATTGAAATTACCTATATCCTCTACCTTTTAGCCCTTGCCTCATCTCTTATCTTTCTCCACCCTCATCTCTTATTCATTTTTTCTCTACCATCTCTCATCTTCTCTTTCTTTGACATTTTTCTTTCTATCGTCATCATCGCCCATTGTCTTGTTGTCTATTCTCGTATCTTCttcattttttctcttttattctcacctctcttctcctctttctctgACATTTTCCTCTTTATTATCATCACCCCTCTTCGTTATCTATTGCTTTCGTCACTTGTGCCTAATCGCCCTCGCCTCCCTTCGTTTCTTCCtataatattttcttctctatTATCACAGTCACAATTGCCCTCATCTCCCCTTTTCTCTCCATCTACGATTATCACTTCGATGAGGGTAGTTGGTGGTATCATGATTTGAAAGAGGGAAGGACATATGAAGGAGAagaagatacggagagagtgcatGTGGAGGTAATGGGGTAGAGATGACAAACGAAGGCGAAGACCATGAACAAAAGATAAAGATGATGAATGAGGGGTGAAGGCAATAAAGGAGAGGTGGAGGTAGTGGGGTGATGACCAAAAGAATCAAAGGGCAGGACAATTttgatttttagaaaataataggtattatatgaaaataaataaaaaggatattaattgaaaaaaataagatttttttaaaattgccCATGAGTTATTGTATATTTGATTAAGATTATGATAAGTTGCTTGGTTACA
Coding sequences within:
- the LOC135642168 gene encoding uncharacterized protein LOC135642168; its protein translation is MVLWEMTVITAYFLGLKRTYRLALRIQRRLVCPNHPRIRQFLYRRTRSVFDVAVKVHKNIQQRDKEVGRNLGNWILRWLHRMKPSAEICPPVLEELTSTNNISKHAASSSQPLGAKEANNKGPKKFDGRVLFTPLNSRSTSFPSMSMMLQPRNSMDWNCQQRHISRSTPYGISFQQRRGLAGVFRDDISQWMLH
- the LOC103980598 gene encoding heat stress transcription factor A-1, whose translation is MDGVGGDGGGTQTAAATTANASLNGGAPPPFLSKTYEMVDDPATDAIVSWGSANNSFVVWNTTEFARDLLPKYFKHNNFSSFVRQLNTYGFRKVDPDQWEFANEGFLRGQKHLLKNISRRKSTHPHNQQQQPQTQSSIEVGKFGIEEEIERLKRDKNVLMQELVRLRQQQQATDQQLNTLGQRLQGMEQRQQQMMSFLAKAMQSPGFLAQLVQQNDSNRRIVGVNKKRRLPRQENKVDGESAVHDGQIIKYQPLINEAAKAMLMQILKFDTSPRLESFGNSQNLLLENFSSPVEAFDGRSSLKRISGVTLSEVPANTGFPSLPTNSGYSTMPSSVPSDVQSSSVVADMVATTEMPSMNTGAGSVAPSHTANGTLKLSEGQSAMPNGLHSYVGPTGGNIPMNPEFMDQLAGIDTEKFSFDTDVDILNDDEKLPSINDPFWEQFLTASPLLGDAEEVDSGIHETEEMRLESGDDWDSAPNMDHLTEQMGHLTSETNRH